Sequence from the Sulfuricurvum sp. genome:
TCACGTAAAATAGTACGTGATCGAAAAGGAACGCAAACTTTTGTGCTATATGATCAATATGTTGTACATAGTAGCTATAAATCTAAATCAGAGTGCGATCAAATTTGTTCAACCGAAAACCTTGATTCTACAGGGTATAACTCTATTGAAGACGTCTTACAAGATGGCTGGCAATTTGTTTCAAAAATTGGTGACATTCAAAAAGATATTTCCGGTTGCAGATGTGATGGAAAAAAATATATTCTAAACCGGTAACACATGAATAATAAAATTGTAAAAATTAGCTTTCCAAAAATAGTTGTTTTCTGTATTTGGATATCTATTGCCAATCTATTTGCCAATGATATTAGCGATAGTGAATCATTCTCAGCATTGTTGAAAGGTGATATGAAAAATGCTATTCCTTATCTGACTAAATCTTGTAACAATGGTACAGGACCACTATCATGTGATGCATTGGCCGGATGTTATCGAAACGGTAACGGTATTGAAAAAGATGCCAATAAAGCTATCAAACTTTACCAATCTGCCTGCGAAAAAAATTATGGACCAAGTTGCTATGCTCTGGCAGCAATGTATGTAAACGGAGAGGGTGTCAATGTCGATTATACATACGCGGGACAACTATTTGAAAAATCATGTGCTCAAGAATTTCCACCTGCATGTCAGATTGTAGAAAAAATAAAAAAAATTAACCAAGATAATGCTCAGTAATTGATGCCCGGTTATGTTTCATTTCCCAGCTCACGGCTTGAAGACTTTGCTCATATGTGTAACCGGTACGAGAGTATTCTATCATACGACGCTTCGCAAAATTCCATCTAAATGCATGTGAACCTTCTGCTGGAATACCTAATTTTTTACACGTTTCTCGAATGTCAGCAGAGTATTTCTGGCGATCAATTTTGAAGTGTTTGTGAATAGAAATATGTTCTTGAAGTTCTGCATAAATTTCATGAGAAATTAATATGTCTGATCCCTTTCCTCCCTTCTCTTTCGTAAAAACAGCGGTTTTATTTGTAGAGGTGATTGGATCAAATTGAATACCCCGCAATTGATCAATTTTTATTAGGCTTACTCCTTCGAGTCTACAGCCCCCACTTAGTTGAATTTTTGCAGCTAAGCGATGGAAAGGTTCGGATAGTGATTCGATCAAAAGCTCAGGATTTTCATAAGCGCGGTTGTGATAATTATCGGCTACTAAATCCAAATTTCTTGACTCATTTAAGATGAATTGCCGTACTGAAAAATCGTATTCTTTTGCTGCGCCATATTTGTTTTTGGTATAAAATTTCAGTGCTCTTTCCAGAGCCCCTAAGGAAGCGCTGAGCTTCTCCAAATATTGTTTGCTTGGGTGATTTAAAACTTTGAAATCCATGTAGGAAGAGACCATATCACCGGTGATAATTTCAGGATCTTTGACGTTCCAATGTTCGCGTAAATAATGAAAAAAATTCTCCCAAACAGCTCGATATGTTTTAGCCGTACCGTACGATGCAATTTTCTGAAAATTCGGATGATTTGGATCGATGCGTTCTATCTTTTTTGCGCCTTCAACTAGCAGTGCTTTTATGAGTTCTGCTGACAAATAATATACACTCCCCCGCATAAATTTCTCTCCTATAATTCATAAAAATATCATGAACGGATTAAGCCGCCGTCCGGC
This genomic interval carries:
- a CDS encoding tetratricopeptide repeat protein, producing the protein MNNKIVKISFPKIVVFCIWISIANLFANDISDSESFSALLKGDMKNAIPYLTKSCNNGTGPLSCDALAGCYRNGNGIEKDANKAIKLYQSACEKNYGPSCYALAAMYVNGEGVNVDYTYAGQLFEKSCAQEFPPACQIVEKIKKINQDNAQ